A region of the Arachis hypogaea cultivar Tifrunner chromosome 15, arahy.Tifrunner.gnm2.J5K5, whole genome shotgun sequence genome:
GAGACACATTAAGGAAATACATCTATAAAGATACTTCTATTAGACACAgccctaaaaaaatatttttattagacacattcacaaagacacttccattaaatACCGTTATAAATCAGAATTGACAGAAATTGGCAGAAATGCTGTTAGTAACgcagttaaataaaaaaaatttgtattataataatatatctttaacaaaattaactacaacaatatttttatttttttaaacaaaaatctgattattttcatatattattttatattttataattaaaaatagtactctctaagaattaatattaataaataaaaaatatttatatatatatatatatatagggcaatttacttaattaaattgtttcactctcaatattacgcaaatacattgttttCAAATCCAATACGCAAATACATTGATTCACGTATCtatataaaccgctactggcagtagcggtttacaggtGAACATAAACCGCTGGTACCTGCTGCGGTCTACATTTAATATGTGTTGGTCataaaccgctgctggcagcagcggtttatgTGTGTTGGTGTGCGTGCGTAAACCGCTAGAGCCTATAGCGGTTTACGTGTAGGATGGCTGCCTATATAAACCGTGGTGGTAGCCGCAGATTATTCATTTAGAGGGTTTGTGaggttttttagagagagaaaattctagagagaggtcaGAGCAAGTTGAGAGCGGGTCCGAGGTATCTCAGCGGCGACCTCCGGCGAGTTATCATGGCAGACAGAAGGAACTTGTATCGACTGAACGGTGTTGCGCATATTGCCGATTCTATTGGTGACGAggttagttaataattattttttttttaggcTTAGCATTTGTTAGTTAGAAAAATGGTATGTAAGGTAGACGTACTAGAATTTATAGATTAATCCCTCTAGTTTGGAATTAGGCTTCGCATGCTAGGATGTTAGTTTAATTGGTTTGGGTCAGTGTGTTGAATTTTTCTTGTTAAGTTATAAATATGACTAGTTAGCTGAATTTAGTTCCCTTCAATGAATGTTATTTTACATGTTGTTGGTTTAGGTTAGGGAAAGAGACATTTGACGTTCGTAATTTATTTTAGTTCGGTTAGTGTATTTGTATGATatgaagttttttattttaaacttttataatatttttataattctgGCTGTTATTTATTCAAGTATGTGTGTTGTTATTTTTACTATTGTAATTAGTTTCTATAATTTGAAGCTGACAAGGTTTTTGACAGCTTAGTTATAGGGTTCATAGATTAATTTGTTTACCAGTTCATTATTTGTTGATGGTTTAAGATATTTGTTATTGTTAGATAGGAGAATTTTTTATTGGATAGAAGAATTTAATTGGACCCTGTATTTCTTTCATGTTTTGTGCAGCCCACTAGGTGTATATACAGTGTGAGACGGCAACAGAATATGCCAATGCATGAAAGGATCATCCCGTATTTAGAGAGGGTTGGATTGTACCATTTGGCCAGGCTAAACAGCCAATGATTCTGGTTGGATGAGCCATTGGTTAGTGCGTTCGttgagaggtggcgtcctgagacgTACACGTTCCATATGCCTTTCGGAGAGTGCACAGTGACATTGCAAGACGTGGCATTTCAGCTAGGGCTGCCTGTGGATGGGGAGGCTGTGAGTGGTTGCCTTGGTGAGTTTGAGAAATACATGGAGGGTGGCCGACCAGCTTGGGAGTGGTTTGAGGACCTATTCGGTGAGCGGCCTCCACCGAATAAGGTCAAGCAGATGACGGTACACTATACATGGTTCCACGAGAGGTTTAGGGTGCTACCACCAGATGCGACCGAGGAGACTGTCCGCATCTACGCACGTGCCTACATCATGATATTGTTATCCAGTCAGTTATTTGGGGACAAGAGTGCGAACCGGGTACATATACGGTGGTTGCCATTTGTGGCAAACCTTGATGACATGGGGAGGTATAGCTGGGGGTCGGCCGCTTTGGCTTGGTTGTACCGATGCATGTGTCGGGTAGCGAACAGAAATGTGACTAACCTTGCGGGTCCCCTCCAGTTGCTGCAGAGTTGGATATTCTGGTGGTTTCCGTCTTTGAGGCCGTCCGGGTTTGAGGTTTTCTCTTTTCCGCTGGCATCCAGGTAtgggttatatttttttaatgcttAAAAATTTCA
Encoded here:
- the LOC140179439 gene encoding serine/threonine-protein phosphatase 7 long form homolog, with protein sequence MPFGECTVTLQDVAFQLGLPVDGEAVSGCLGEFEKYMEGGRPAWEWFEDLFGERPPPNKVKQMTVHYTWFHERFRVLPPDATEETVRIYARAYIMILLSSQLFGDKSANRVHIRWLPFVANLDDMGRYSWGSAALAWLYRCMCRVANRNVTNLAGPLQLLQSWIFWWFPSLRPSGFEVFSFPLASRWSAYLPPNDGKEQRVLSYRLTLDRLTARDIVWESYSALDVLAVVHPEILTEEHSRIWRAVTTLIYFAVIEWHQVDKVVPQLGGVQHIPEVALNVDWLHAKDRRGGDRWFPHYYQVWHLHWGNRLDAVIAIERVADPDPSADYLDWWYREAHRFLSLGAAFVDPRAWQQG